One Aphidius gifuensis isolate YNYX2018 linkage group LG3, ASM1490517v1, whole genome shotgun sequence DNA window includes the following coding sequences:
- the LOC122851923 gene encoding uncharacterized protein LOC122851923 has translation MDSDEEKIKKKASLDAGREMLARYKVSRGRISDTNQTDSSDIDELLMLHNESLDNQSVNMAEDTSFRDTTQSSMSASENEADTDVDKMTGRIAELQELGGKEAIIQSLTSEIDM, from the exons ATGGACAGTGATgaggaaaagataaaaaaaaaagcttctcTTGATGCCGGCAGAGAaatg ttGGCAAGATACAAAGTATCAAGAGGAAGGATCTCTGACACAAATCAAACAGATTCATCAGATATTGATGAACTTTTGATGCTACACAATGAATCATTGGATAATCAAAGTGTAAATATGGCTGAGGATACGTCATTTAGAGATACAACACAAAGTAGTATGTCAGCAAGTGAAAATGAAGCTGATACTGATGTTGATAAAATGACTGGACGTATTGCTGAACTTCAAGAACTTGGTGGTAAAGAAGCAATAATACAATCATTAACATCAGAAATAGATATGTGA